ACCTGAGCAGATGACCGATTAGCTTTATTCGGTCACTAAATACCTAATTTCATGACCGAATAGCCTAATTTGTAGTTATTTAATGGTCACACATTTTCCGCTTAGGTTCACGCACACAACAACGGCTCGAATATGTGAGCGCTCCTCATCACGCACACAACAACTGGCCGAATATGTGAGCGCTCCTCATCACGCACACAACAATGGCTCGAATATGTGAGCGCTCTGGTTCACGCACACAACAACGGCTCGAATATGTGTGCGCCCACTTAAGCGAGAAGTGAAAGACCTGTTGTCCGCCAAACCATCCTTCATTTGGCGGGCTTTAGGGCGGTTAGTGCTCGTTTAAGCCCAATCCAATCCCACCCCCAATCCCACCTCCAGCCCCACCAACTGAACCTTCAATCCCTTCGCTACAAGCAGAGGTATTTATTTAGAGGTTTTGGAGGAAATTGTGATATGCTTAGGGTGAAAATATTCAGAAGGAGAAGGTGTTTGTTGTGAATATTGCTTTAATTGCGCATGATAAAAAGAAGGTTGAAATGGTAAATTTGACGACGGCTTATCGTGATATTTTGGCCAAGCATGAACTGTATGCGACGGGGACGACGGGGCAACGGATTATTGATGCGACGGGCTTGCCGGTCCATCGTTTTAAATCGGGTCCGCTTGGGGGCGACCAACAGATTGGGGCTTATGTTTCGGATAATAAGATTGATTTGATTATTTTCTTGCGTGACCCTTTGACGGCGCAAGCGCATGAACCGGATATTTCGGCGTTGTTGCGGTTGAGTGATGTGTATGATATACCGTTGGCGACCAATGTTGGAACGGCGGAAATATTGTTGCGCGGTTTGGATGCTGGTTTTTATGAATGGCGCACTCTACAAAAAGCGCAGGATCGCGAAAAAATTGATATTTAGTTATAATTAGAATTTATAAGTATGTTGCGGTTGGTGCCGCTACAGAGGCCAAACGAACGAAAAGTCAAAATTCTTGATACATAGCGGTTCCTTTCGAATAAATATCGCTTTTTCCCTTTCTACAAGTGTTTATTTTTGGAAATTTGACGGGGATGCGATATACTTTTCTTAAGATTATTAGCAATAAAGTGATTGCTAACAATTAAAGGAGGAATTATAACAATGTCAAATGAAGTTGTCTTTGGTGTTTATGATTCACTAGAGGAATTGCACCAGGCGCTTGATAGACTTTTTGAAAAAGGTGTAACACGCGCGAATATTAAAATTGTTGGTGAACAAGAACTTGAAAAAGTAGAAGAAGAAAATCGCAATACAGCGGTGGATGATGAGACACGTTTTGTGATGCCATCACCGACCAGTGGGGTAGCGAACACTTCAATTACCGGTGAAACGGGTTATAATCAAGGAACACTTTATGCGATGCCGGTTTTTATTCCGACACGTGAGTTAACGGAGCAAGGTGTGGATTTAAGCGAGTACAAAAAAGATTTAGAAGCAGGCAACTATTTATTATTGTTGGATGAAGAGGTCGAGTCACGTATACGTTTAAGTGGTATGTCTGAAGATGATGGAACTGCGGTGGATAACACAGTCGAAGCCAATTCAAAAGAAGGTAGTACGTTAGACCCCGCCACATTGGATAAAGAAAGTCCTGTCTATTATGATGCGGTTCAAGATGAAATGGTTGATAATCGCTTAGGTCAAGATGCACAAGCGGTTGAGATTATAGAAGAACCAGAGCCTGAAGCACTTAACAATGAAGCAGCAGAAACAACAGCAACGGTAGAAGAAGACACAAGTACTTCGGATGTTGAAACACATCTTTTACCCACAGCGGAAGAAACGGAAGTTCATATCGATGCGGACGTTGAAGATATTGCCTACGGTCAACAAATGGACGAACAAACCTCCGATGTTGAGCCACATCATATTCCCACAACCAACGTCGATACAGAAGAACCAAATACAGACATAGAGACGCCACCCAGCCATGAAGAAGTGGTATCAACTTTAGGGGATGAAGATACTACGGTTGGAAATGTAACAGCCGAAAAACAAGCAGACGAAAACGCAGATATTTAATCAAAAAATTGAAAAGAGGGAATTGACGATGAATTCAAACTATAAAAAATCCTTAATTGCAGCCGCGGCCATGCTCAGTTTAACTTATGTTTTTAGTCCGGTCGTACAAGCGCAAAATACGTTCACAGAAGAAGGCACAACCCTCGTCTTAAATGGAGAACCGCTTGATACGAGTTCAAGTCAAATCCCGACGGTTTCCTATACTATCGTAGAAGGTGAAAAACCCTCTGATCGAATTCAACTGGATGAAGCCACGATTTACAGTGACCAGTTGACACCTGCGACACAAAATTTCGATGCTTATTTTACCAATGACAAAGTTGATTTACAAACCTTTAGAGATAAATCGACTTTCTTGCAATACTACTGGTCGTATGGGGATGGCAGTCAAGAAATAATCGCACCAATAAATGTCACTGCCGATCTCATTGGTGATTTTACGATTGTTGATTTACTCCAATCACAAGCCTCTGATTTACAGCATAAAGTCAATTATGATTTTGTGTATGATTTTACTGATGATTTGACCGAATTATATTATTTGAATGAAGGCCTACCTAACGAAGTATTAGCCGATGCTAAAGCGGATGTGATTCGTGCGGAAGATATTTTTTCCTATACCAGTGAAGCGGATACGGATTATGCCGCGGCTTCTGAGTTAATGGATCAAATTTATGCCAACTACCAAGTGCTAGAAAATCGTTACAACAATGGCTTTCCAGAATATGCTAG
This window of the Fundicoccus culcitae genome carries:
- the mgsA gene encoding methylglyoxal synthase; this translates as MNIALIAHDKKKVEMVNLTTAYRDILAKHELYATGTTGQRIIDATGLPVHRFKSGPLGGDQQIGAYVSDNKIDLIIFLRDPLTAQAHEPDISALLRLSDVYDIPLATNVGTAEILLRGLDAGFYEWRTLQKAQDREKIDI